A region of Reichenbachiella carrageenanivorans DNA encodes the following proteins:
- the dcm gene encoding DNA (cytosine-5-)-methyltransferase encodes MKKDEVFKESKEEPFAFKNEVATVFDDMASRSIPGYESIQEDVARIVQQFAKPNTNIYDLGCSTATTLLNIEKLVDDKTNLIGIDESADMLEQAMKKIVKHSSRVKVLSNDLVHNQTVSNASVVLMLWVLMFVRPIHRKHVIQKIYDGLVPGGILILTEKILGETAQTNKLFMDNYYCYKKKQGYSEDEILNKRLALENVLVPFKNSENLELLDMFDHVEPFYKDKQFVGYLAIKSDLPSKTIIHLDKVSPVIEKGYEDTVCQTEKTETIPEAESFHKFSYEWHLSDVNKQVEGHKSTLPKVMSTFSCGGGSSMGYKLASCDIVANLEFDKKKNDTYNLNMNPKYSYTEMIQDFVKWDDYPKELHELDILDGSPPCKTFSTNGKREKNWGKEIEYTANTPKQLVSELFFDFINLAKRLRPKIIIAENVRGLIIGKSKLNYMIPVLKAFDAAGYFVNFYLLDASNFGVPQKRRRVFFIAVRKDLAPRIDNSIDSNAVIDYSMFDNETDHTKVYLDQLKSVLPKLDLRSTEKPIPYREIEEVNPQQVKWITSEQVKDLWNQLEPGNNFAKVHPKQHWYNKNKVSASKVIPTVIPNAPMYHYNQPRHLTLAELERAGSWPHDYNYGKSDPEEMIGRAVPPVLMAHLVSIVKEQYLKPINNPSTSSKDDAVVNTDKEDLMTVFKNLTNQSDYNQFPKPESKRSNKRYYYSRYYNLGWDIKHTAFDKGKQYLLKDFLNKYRSIVESNQEVIYKALEELHKLYRNHAKSTN; translated from the coding sequence ATGAAAAAAGACGAAGTGTTTAAAGAATCAAAAGAAGAACCTTTTGCATTCAAAAATGAAGTTGCCACAGTCTTTGATGACATGGCATCCAGAAGTATTCCTGGCTATGAAAGTATACAGGAAGATGTTGCTCGAATTGTCCAACAATTCGCAAAACCCAATACTAATATTTATGACTTGGGGTGTTCAACTGCAACAACTCTTTTGAATATTGAAAAGCTGGTTGATGACAAAACCAACTTGATCGGAATTGATGAATCTGCAGATATGCTAGAACAGGCCATGAAAAAGATCGTCAAACATAGTTCAAGAGTCAAAGTACTTAGCAATGATCTAGTGCATAATCAAACTGTTTCTAATGCATCTGTTGTACTCATGCTTTGGGTATTGATGTTTGTCAGGCCAATTCACCGTAAACACGTTATTCAGAAAATTTATGATGGTTTAGTTCCTGGAGGGATTCTCATCTTGACTGAAAAAATATTGGGTGAAACGGCACAAACCAATAAGCTCTTCATGGATAACTATTATTGCTATAAAAAGAAGCAGGGCTATTCTGAAGATGAAATACTCAATAAGCGACTTGCACTCGAAAATGTACTAGTACCCTTCAAAAATTCTGAAAACCTCGAACTGCTTGATATGTTTGACCATGTCGAACCCTTTTACAAAGACAAACAGTTTGTTGGCTACTTAGCAATCAAAAGTGATCTTCCATCAAAGACCATTATTCACCTTGACAAGGTTTCCCCAGTTATTGAAAAAGGGTACGAAGATACCGTTTGTCAAACTGAAAAAACAGAAACAATTCCGGAAGCTGAATCCTTTCATAAATTCTCATATGAATGGCACTTGTCTGATGTAAATAAGCAAGTAGAAGGGCACAAGAGTACTCTCCCTAAAGTAATGAGTACATTTTCATGTGGGGGTGGCAGCTCAATGGGCTATAAACTTGCCTCGTGTGATATTGTGGCCAATTTAGAATTCGACAAAAAAAAGAATGATACTTATAATTTGAACATGAACCCAAAGTACTCATACACTGAAATGATTCAGGACTTTGTTAAATGGGACGATTATCCAAAAGAATTACATGAACTCGATATTTTAGATGGGAGCCCACCATGTAAAACATTCTCCACAAATGGTAAGCGAGAGAAAAATTGGGGGAAAGAAATTGAGTATACAGCAAATACACCAAAACAATTAGTGTCAGAGTTGTTCTTCGATTTCATTAATCTAGCCAAAAGATTAAGGCCAAAAATTATCATCGCAGAAAACGTCAGAGGGTTGATCATCGGTAAGTCAAAATTGAATTATATGATACCCGTTTTAAAAGCATTTGATGCGGCAGGTTACTTTGTTAATTTTTATTTGTTGGATGCCAGCAACTTTGGGGTGCCTCAAAAAAGAAGACGAGTATTCTTTATTGCGGTAAGAAAAGACTTAGCACCTCGAATTGATAATAGTATTGATTCAAACGCAGTGATCGATTACAGTATGTTTGACAATGAAACAGATCACACTAAAGTTTATTTAGATCAATTGAAATCAGTTCTTCCAAAACTTGATTTACGATCGACTGAAAAACCTATTCCTTATCGGGAAATTGAAGAAGTCAATCCACAACAGGTAAAATGGATTACAAGTGAACAGGTGAAAGATTTATGGAACCAACTCGAACCAGGTAATAATTTTGCCAAGGTACATCCTAAACAACATTGGTATAATAAAAATAAAGTGAGTGCAAGCAAGGTCATTCCGACCGTCATTCCTAATGCACCGATGTATCATTATAATCAACCAAGGCATTTAACTCTTGCTGAACTAGAAAGAGCAGGGTCATGGCCTCATGACTATAACTATGGTAAATCTGATCCTGAAGAAATGATTGGAAGAGCCGTGCCTCCTGTTCTAATGGCACATCTGGTGTCAATCGTCAAAGAACAATATTTGAAACCCATTAATAATCCATCTACTTCATCAAAAGATGATGCTGTAGTGAACACTGACAAGGAAGATTTAATGACTGTTTTCAAGAACTTAACAAATCAATCCGATTATAACCAATTCCCTAAACCTGAGTCAAAGCGTAGCAATAAAAGATATTACTATTCGCGCTATTACAATTTAGGTTGGGACATCAAACATACGGCCTTTGATAAAGGCAAACAGTACCTTTTAAAGGACTTCTTAAACAAATACAGATCAATTGTTGAGTCGAATCAAGAAGTTATTTACAAGGCTTTAGAAGAGCTCCATAAACTTTACAGAAATCATGCTAAATCAACAAATTGA
- a CDS encoding ImmA/IrrE family metallo-endopeptidase has translation MTGRTLIQKSRKEFIEELAESVAEDYCPKNVIQPEIIADENGITYSYNNYGLCFDGMLEHRFGKFHIYISLNKRLVHETSARARFTFAHELGHYFIDEHRISLKNGKTPSHPSYTNFQSKNPIELEADLFAACLLMPKSRFEELSTGQIFSFNLVDMISKKFNTSLSATLIRYAAIDNNHPICIICSQNGRVKWHRTSSDFGFKYLKGYDENISPWTVAGEYFTKKIKRTSDKEEVEAKEWYKIGENYNRMLYEKCIYADAQNLVMSVLWED, from the coding sequence ATGACAGGAAGAACTCTAATCCAGAAATCTAGGAAGGAATTTATCGAAGAACTTGCTGAAAGTGTTGCAGAGGATTACTGTCCAAAGAATGTAATTCAACCAGAAATAATTGCTGATGAAAATGGTATTACCTATAGCTATAATAATTATGGGCTATGTTTTGATGGAATGTTAGAACACAGGTTTGGTAAATTTCATATCTATATAAGCTTAAATAAAAGATTAGTTCATGAAACTTCAGCACGTGCGAGATTTACATTTGCCCACGAACTTGGTCACTATTTCATAGACGAGCATAGGATAAGCTTAAAAAATGGTAAAACACCATCTCACCCAAGCTACACCAATTTTCAATCTAAAAACCCAATCGAATTGGAAGCTGATCTATTTGCTGCGTGTCTGTTGATGCCAAAATCAAGATTTGAAGAATTATCCACTGGGCAGATCTTTAGTTTTAACCTCGTTGACATGATAAGTAAAAAGTTTAATACGAGCTTATCTGCTACCTTGATTCGTTATGCTGCCATCGACAACAATCATCCCATTTGTATAATATGTTCTCAAAATGGCCGGGTAAAATGGCATAGGACAAGCAGTGACTTTGGCTTTAAATATCTAAAGGGATATGATGAAAACATATCTCCATGGACTGTTGCAGGAGAATACTTTACAAAAAAGATTAAAAGAACATCAGACAAAGAGGAAGTTGAAGCAAAAGAATGGTATAAAATTGGCGAGAACTATAATAGGATGCTGTATGAAAAATGTATTTATGCGGATGCACAGAATTTGGTAATGAGTGTTCTTTGGGAAGATTAG
- a CDS encoding STING domain-containing protein — translation MNSNRNHIAGRAITFILLIFWFFYPELTQWEPIIGVWMVLQGVVIYFQKRRIEKLEFSPAISLAHGYVNNFLEPAISELLQKNGSANLDFKVYIPSELEELSDQQIERMKLQIQSKGYQLNQIKLKRKTGRPHDILTVEKQEGSVSYFDFPRTLLSLQSYIDYKVASSRNESTDSKKQVLGNKLIEAFNKEVRRLIEKKNLTDAVSFAEKSLSF, via the coding sequence ATGAACTCAAATAGAAATCATATAGCCGGAAGAGCAATCACTTTTATATTATTAATTTTTTGGTTTTTTTATCCAGAACTGACACAATGGGAACCTATTATTGGTGTTTGGATGGTACTACAGGGAGTTGTAATTTATTTTCAAAAGCGTCGAATAGAAAAGTTAGAATTCTCCCCAGCTATTTCTTTGGCTCATGGCTATGTCAATAACTTCTTAGAGCCAGCGATTAGTGAACTCCTCCAAAAAAACGGATCGGCCAATCTGGACTTCAAAGTATACATCCCAAGTGAACTAGAAGAATTATCAGATCAGCAGATAGAGCGAATGAAACTGCAAATACAATCCAAAGGATATCAACTGAACCAAATTAAGCTTAAAAGAAAAACAGGAAGACCACACGATATATTGACTGTTGAAAAGCAAGAAGGATCAGTTTCTTATTTTGATTTCCCAAGAACATTATTGTCCCTACAGTCTTATATAGATTATAAAGTGGCATCCTCACGTAATGAATCTACAGATTCTAAAAAGCAGGTACTAGGTAATAAACTAATAGAAGCCTTCAATAAAGAGGTACGGCGACTGATCGAGAAAAAGAACTTGACCGATGCAGTGAGCTTTGCAGAAAAGTCTTTGTCTTTTTAA
- a CDS encoding aminoacyl-histidine dipeptidase, with translation MSEEVRNLEPKALWNCFADLNAVPRPSKKEERVIVFVKNFGESLNLDTYVDEVGNIIIKKPATPGMENRKTVCIQSHIDMVHQKNADTVFDFDTQGIEMYVEGDWVKAKGTTLGADNGIGAASIMALLAATDIAHPALEGLFTIDEETGMTGAMGLKGGLLDASIMLNLDTEDDHELTIGCAGGVDVTGEGRYTEESAIGDRVGLEVTLKGLSGGHSGMQIHEGLGNANKLMNRLLYALDSQFDIRIASIEGGGLRNAIPRESVVVLSVLAEELEELEEEIIGLAEMMIEEHDTTDPEMEVLIEEVDAPTQVMNKDFQFKLLRAVYALPNGIYRMSPDMEGLVQTSNNVARVTAANGKYSMQCLTRSSVDTEKVDLALNIQAIFEWLGATSTMDGDYPGWEPKPEAAIVKLMDELYQKQFGHKADVSACHAGLECGILGTNYPEMEMISFGPNIRGAHSPDECVQISSVQKYWPFLLETLKNIPM, from the coding sequence ATGAGTGAAGAAGTAAGAAATCTCGAACCTAAAGCCTTGTGGAACTGCTTTGCCGACCTGAATGCAGTGCCGAGGCCATCCAAGAAAGAAGAGCGTGTGATCGTCTTTGTCAAAAATTTTGGCGAAAGCCTAAACTTGGATACCTATGTAGATGAGGTAGGCAATATCATCATCAAAAAACCAGCTACGCCCGGTATGGAAAATCGCAAAACGGTGTGCATCCAGAGCCATATCGACATGGTGCATCAGAAGAATGCCGACACGGTATTTGATTTTGATACGCAAGGCATAGAGATGTATGTGGAAGGCGACTGGGTGAAAGCGAAAGGAACGACACTGGGTGCCGACAACGGCATAGGAGCGGCGTCTATTATGGCGCTTTTGGCTGCTACGGATATTGCACACCCTGCACTAGAAGGTTTGTTTACTATCGACGAAGAGACTGGGATGACTGGAGCGATGGGCTTGAAAGGTGGTTTGTTAGACGCCAGCATCATGCTCAACCTCGACACCGAAGACGATCACGAATTGACGATCGGTTGTGCTGGGGGTGTAGATGTAACAGGCGAAGGACGTTATACTGAAGAGTCGGCGATAGGAGATCGCGTGGGCTTGGAAGTTACATTGAAAGGGTTGTCTGGTGGGCATTCGGGCATGCAGATCCATGAAGGGTTGGGCAATGCCAATAAACTCATGAATAGACTGCTTTATGCGTTGGATTCTCAGTTTGATATACGAATCGCTAGCATAGAGGGAGGAGGTTTGAGAAATGCGATCCCTCGTGAATCGGTGGTAGTACTGTCCGTGTTGGCTGAGGAGCTTGAGGAGCTGGAAGAAGAAATTATTGGCTTGGCCGAAATGATGATCGAAGAGCACGACACCACAGATCCAGAAATGGAGGTGCTCATCGAAGAAGTGGACGCACCCACGCAGGTGATGAACAAGGATTTTCAATTTAAACTTTTGCGAGCAGTCTATGCCTTGCCCAACGGCATCTATCGCATGAGTCCCGACATGGAAGGCCTCGTACAGACGTCCAATAATGTGGCGCGTGTAACAGCGGCCAACGGAAAATACAGCATGCAATGTCTGACCAGAAGCTCTGTAGATACAGAAAAGGTGGATCTGGCACTGAACATACAGGCGATTTTTGAATGGCTAGGTGCCACATCCACCATGGATGGAGACTATCCTGGCTGGGAGCCCAAGCCAGAGGCGGCCATTGTGAAGTTGATGGATGAGTTGTATCAGAAGCAATTTGGTCATAAGGCTGACGTAAGCGCTTGTCATGCTGGGTTGGAGTGTGGAATTCTTGGGACTAATTATCCAGAAATGGAAATGATCAGCTTTGGCCCCAACATCCGTGGCGCACATTCACCAGACGAATGCGTACAGATCAGCTCGGTACAGAAGTATTGGCCGTTTTTGTTGGAGACGTTAAAGAACATTCCAATGTAG
- a CDS encoding asparagine synthase-related protein: MLNQQIDITDLRNRFIYQLKVDCQGEQEIGLFMSGGIDSCAVLFGLLRLKKRVTVYSFSLPGKLSTDFKTSEKISRKLNCNFVGIELWAEVNLDLIKELMTKYECKKKTYIECLYPFLASMPYVKEKVILTGYESDDHFLLNKEALIHYKKTLELNQEYRRSIFKDYSTDQFEKLKQIGLAFEKRIKSPYCSKPIYDYFYDKTWYEINRPKIKFPLIKMFDEMESINELFYHANLQMGDSRLREHFAVLLNSSVNKNKRTRMMDVYRDMYNQYHSI, encoded by the coding sequence ATGCTAAATCAACAAATTGATATCACTGATCTTCGCAATAGGTTTATTTATCAATTGAAAGTTGATTGCCAGGGCGAACAAGAAATTGGTCTATTTATGAGTGGTGGTATTGATTCTTGCGCTGTTCTTTTTGGGTTGTTGAGACTTAAAAAAAGAGTGACTGTTTATTCCTTTTCTTTACCTGGCAAACTCTCAACTGATTTTAAAACCTCAGAGAAAATTTCGAGAAAGCTCAACTGCAACTTTGTGGGTATTGAACTATGGGCTGAAGTTAACCTAGATTTAATCAAGGAATTGATGACAAAATATGAATGTAAAAAGAAAACCTATATTGAATGTTTGTATCCGTTTCTTGCCTCAATGCCTTACGTAAAAGAAAAGGTCATTTTAACTGGTTATGAATCAGACGATCACTTTTTGTTAAATAAGGAGGCATTAATTCATTATAAAAAGACGCTTGAATTAAATCAAGAATATAGGAGGTCAATATTTAAGGACTACTCGACTGATCAATTTGAAAAACTGAAACAAATCGGGCTGGCTTTTGAAAAAAGAATCAAAAGCCCATATTGTAGTAAACCTATTTATGACTATTTCTATGACAAAACTTGGTATGAGATAAACAGGCCAAAAATTAAATTCCCATTAATCAAAATGTTCGATGAAATGGAATCGATAAATGAGCTATTCTATCATGCCAATCTCCAAATGGGTGATAGCCGGCTGAGAGAACACTTTGCTGTTCTGCTAAATTCATCAGTTAATAAAAATAAGAGAACAAGAATGATGGATGTCTACAGAGATATGTACAATCAATACCATTCCATATAA
- a CDS encoding RHS repeat-associated core domain-containing protein yields the protein MKRILGLVFLFSITTLSYSQNPFDDIGIPDSEVPVLTLSNGEFQEFHDQERFVQIGSVLFDTETMLIAQMNYVDTAYSEATLEPEVTSRWLTDDPMRQYASPYVGMGNDPVNQIDPDGALSTHTDKDGNVQAVFNDGDLGVYQHLNGFDVSNYSETNISAGGILRGETSFWNEFINPESGVISGRIEFGRSWDDLLSILHDRAHGDNVATVALASSPGGEYDIKHPKNGYTTDAFNGRLLNGKYASARSAGNYLAGWNGRYATTIGGKGGVSKWAFMNIAGGLHKGLPAWRAAKNVIFNGTEYGPAPYYGEVPYAGRMILLGWDQ from the coding sequence ATGAAAAGAATACTTGGATTAGTTTTTTTGTTTTCCATCACAACACTTAGTTATTCGCAAAACCCTTTTGACGATATTGGCATACCGGACAGTGAAGTTCCCGTCCTCACATTGAGCAATGGAGAGTTCCAGGAGTTTCATGATCAGGAACGTTTTGTACAAATTGGTTCGGTGTTGTTCGATACCGAGACCATGTTAATCGCTCAGATGAACTATGTGGATACTGCATACAGTGAAGCCACTCTAGAACCAGAGGTCACAAGCCGTTGGCTCACTGATGATCCTATGCGGCAATATGCTAGTCCATATGTGGGGATGGGAAATGATCCAGTTAATCAGATTGACCCTGATGGAGCTTTATCCACACATACAGATAAAGATGGCAATGTGCAAGCTGTCTTTAATGATGGAGATCTAGGAGTTTATCAGCACCTAAATGGATTTGATGTTTCTAATTATTCGGAGACAAATATCTCAGCCGGTGGTATTCTTAGAGGTGAGACGTCGTTTTGGAATGAATTTATAAATCCCGAATCTGGTGTAATATCTGGACGAATCGAATTCGGAAGAAGTTGGGATGATCTTCTTAGCATTCTTCATGATCGTGCCCATGGAGATAATGTAGCTACAGTGGCATTAGCCTCTAGCCCTGGCGGAGAATATGATATAAAGCACCCAAAAAATGGATATACAACTGATGCCTTTAATGGACGCCTACTCAATGGGAAATATGCAAGCGCAAGATCGGCTGGTAACTATTTGGCAGGTTGGAATGGAAGATATGCAACTACAATTGGCGGAAAAGGTGGAGTTAGCAAATGGGCGTTTATGAATATTGCTGGGGGATTGCATAAAGGGCTGCCTGCTTGGAGAGCTGCAAAAAATGTAATTTTTAATGGCACAGAATATGGACCAGCTCCATATTATGGAGAAGTTCCATACGCTGGTCGCATGATCCTTTTAGGATGGGATCAATAA
- a CDS encoding DUF5522 domain-containing protein, translating to MSDKNTDHLSESGHSPDYYFNEQGLMVFTAAYHLKRGYCCKNGCKHCPYGFINKRQESD from the coding sequence TTGAGCGACAAAAACACCGATCATCTTTCAGAATCAGGCCATTCGCCAGACTATTATTTCAATGAACAGGGGCTAATGGTCTTTACGGCAGCCTATCATTTGAAAAGAGGGTATTGTTGCAAGAATGGGTGCAAACATTGCCCGTATGGGTTTATCAATAAAAGACAAGAATCAGACTAA
- a CDS encoding tetratricopeptide repeat protein, protein MKKTLYSAILALFLCIHGLAQSNDHQMIYKNAFAQLDSMALKMKPYNFKDAVFITENAFHFDTLNSVWFDSQIEHLATLSRSLTLKLGGDDYPDKSTMELAGKIFYAMTQRTTWMKSHTDTVYFDPYTYNFDDIWGEQDWSQMFVSKLLKTHKGNCHSLPYLYKIIAEELNVPAYMAFAPNHIFIKQYFQQNGWYNTELTNASFPSDAWLLVSGYTHVDAVKNSIYLDTLGNQESLAQCYVDLAKGFERLFPTQISFREKCIDRALEIHPKNINALLMKAEICMQQFQYEIKLRGYEPDGWAHDDEMSKLFAALNLQYAYLHRLGYRQMPKDMYLDWLGKLETEKEKYINQKISNEFKAIQTPSK, encoded by the coding sequence TTGAAAAAAACCTTATACTCCGCTATACTAGCATTATTTCTATGTATTCATGGTCTTGCTCAGAGTAATGATCATCAAATGATTTACAAAAATGCTTTCGCTCAACTGGATAGCATGGCCTTAAAAATGAAACCGTATAATTTCAAGGATGCTGTTTTCATTACAGAAAATGCTTTCCATTTTGATACGTTGAATAGCGTTTGGTTCGACAGCCAGATAGAACATTTAGCTACCTTAAGCCGATCCCTGACACTTAAATTAGGAGGAGATGATTATCCTGACAAATCCACGATGGAGCTAGCTGGTAAAATATTTTATGCCATGACGCAACGCACAACATGGATGAAAAGCCATACCGATACTGTCTATTTTGATCCCTATACCTATAATTTTGATGACATCTGGGGTGAGCAAGATTGGAGTCAAATGTTTGTTTCCAAATTATTGAAAACTCATAAAGGAAACTGCCACTCATTGCCCTATCTGTATAAGATCATCGCAGAAGAACTAAATGTCCCAGCCTATATGGCATTTGCTCCCAACCACATATTTATCAAACAATATTTTCAACAGAATGGCTGGTATAACACAGAGCTAACCAATGCATCATTTCCTTCCGATGCCTGGTTATTAGTGTCAGGTTATACACATGTTGATGCAGTTAAAAATTCCATTTACCTTGATACACTTGGCAATCAAGAAAGTCTGGCTCAGTGCTATGTAGATTTGGCCAAAGGTTTTGAGCGTCTATTTCCAACCCAAATAAGCTTCAGGGAAAAATGCATTGATAGGGCATTAGAAATTCATCCAAAGAACATAAACGCCTTACTTATGAAAGCTGAGATTTGTATGCAACAGTTTCAATATGAAATCAAACTACGCGGATATGAACCCGATGGATGGGCGCATGACGATGAAATGTCAAAGTTATTTGCAGCATTAAATCTACAATATGCTTATCTTCACCGCTTAGGTTATCGACAGATGCCAAAGGATATGTATCTTGACTGGCTTGGTAAGTTGGAAACCGAAAAAGAGAAGTACATCAACCAAAAAATATCGAACGAATTTAAAGCCATCCAAACACCATCGAAATGA
- a CDS encoding nucleotidyltransferase domain-containing protein produces the protein MLITSDSHTQLEDTLAKMAEAAELDQTRWNRLKSAYEAISKWLSEDSDFFEDAEIEIYPQGSVSIGTTTKPIGKSEFDLDVIIHIQLLSSNYEPQTIFNEVVRRLNENETYQKMSESKSRCVRLNYKGDFHLDVVPGCMVVVYDKNLIDIPDQKQKIWLRSCPRGYQAWFLDIANRVQLTFLEEAFSASKTEIEEYAKKKPLQRAVQLIKMRRNIYFNEQLENAPTSIVLTTLAAHFYEGQSSISETFEGILTQIRNHIETLYPNKPFKLPNPVNPEENLADMWEDKPELYRHFIAFIQQLSIDWRDLKASHDIVDESKLMKGLFGEEPYIKAMEAKANAVNHRRGNGLGILPSGIIVGKESEESLPIKPNTFYGD, from the coding sequence ATGTTAATCACATCAGATTCACACACACAACTTGAAGACACCTTGGCCAAAATGGCAGAGGCTGCAGAATTAGATCAAACTCGCTGGAACAGATTGAAAAGTGCCTATGAAGCAATAAGCAAGTGGCTCAGTGAAGATTCAGATTTTTTTGAAGATGCGGAGATCGAAATATACCCTCAAGGGTCAGTATCCATTGGGACTACCACGAAACCAATAGGTAAGTCAGAGTTTGACTTGGATGTAATTATCCACATCCAATTGCTGTCCTCAAATTACGAACCTCAAACTATTTTTAATGAAGTGGTTCGTAGACTTAACGAAAATGAGACCTATCAAAAAATGAGTGAGTCTAAATCTCGATGTGTTAGACTGAATTATAAAGGAGACTTTCACCTTGACGTTGTTCCAGGGTGTATGGTTGTAGTTTATGATAAAAACCTGATTGATATACCTGATCAAAAGCAAAAAATATGGTTAAGGTCATGTCCAAGAGGGTATCAGGCATGGTTTCTAGATATCGCTAATAGGGTTCAGTTGACGTTTCTTGAAGAAGCCTTTTCAGCTAGCAAAACTGAAATCGAAGAATATGCTAAGAAGAAGCCACTTCAAAGGGCTGTACAATTGATAAAAATGAGAAGAAACATCTACTTCAATGAACAACTTGAAAATGCACCAACTAGCATAGTCCTTACAACATTGGCAGCGCATTTTTATGAAGGGCAATCATCCATTTCTGAAACGTTTGAAGGAATCTTAACGCAGATACGAAATCATATCGAAACACTTTATCCCAACAAACCATTTAAACTCCCTAACCCTGTAAACCCCGAAGAGAATCTCGCAGATATGTGGGAAGACAAACCTGAACTGTATAGACACTTTATTGCCTTTATTCAACAGCTTAGTATTGATTGGCGAGATTTAAAAGCATCTCATGACATAGTGGACGAAAGTAAACTCATGAAAGGCTTGTTCGGTGAAGAGCCATACATTAAGGCTATGGAGGCGAAGGCTAATGCGGTAAATCACAGGAGAGGTAACGGACTAGGAATACTCCCTTCGGGTATCATAGTCGGTAAAGAATCAGAAGAAAGTCTTCCAATAAAACCAAATACATTCTATGGAGATTAA
- a CDS encoding sigma-70 family RNA polymerase sigma factor, producing the protein MEKEKEVSFQNVNDEELFFYMACRDEDPTTADLAFNEFYSRFKNYTFSVCRDFFISRNRFDEEDLKSFFHNVFLKIYDKAGEISIDSSVPNDEKEFVILKIISRFVNYEGLTYLKSSKNSSLEISYTDDLLNDVPEEGLSEYQSIERKTLENALASLSDRNRFILLDFYRHENINSEKANWTPPQTLTEMCNYYDTTKQALRKIKERALKKIIEYVDQSEKLKVVK; encoded by the coding sequence ATGGAGAAAGAAAAAGAAGTGTCGTTTCAAAATGTTAATGACGAAGAGTTGTTCTTCTATATGGCGTGTAGAGATGAAGATCCTACTACTGCTGACTTGGCCTTTAATGAGTTTTATTCGCGTTTCAAGAATTACACTTTTTCAGTGTGCAGGGATTTTTTTATTAGTAGAAATCGATTTGACGAAGAGGATTTAAAAAGTTTTTTTCACAATGTGTTCTTGAAAATATATGATAAAGCCGGCGAGATTTCAATTGATAGCTCAGTGCCTAATGATGAAAAAGAATTTGTTATTCTAAAAATAATTAGTCGCTTTGTGAATTATGAAGGGTTAACCTATTTAAAGAGTTCTAAAAATTCCTCTTTGGAAATAAGCTATACGGACGATTTATTAAATGATGTTCCAGAAGAAGGATTATCTGAGTATCAGTCTATTGAGAGAAAAACATTAGAGAATGCATTGGCCTCGCTGAGTGATCGAAATAGATTCATTTTGCTGGATTTCTACCGACATGAAAACATAAATTCCGAAAAGGCTAATTGGACTCCTCCACAGACATTAACTGAAATGTGCAACTACTATGATACAACCAAACAAGCCCTTAGAAAAATTAAAGAACGGGCATTGAAGAAAATAATTGAGTACGTTGATCAATCAGAAAAGTTAAAAGTAGTTAAATAG